One genomic segment of Bacteroides caccae includes these proteins:
- the secA gene encoding preprotein translocase subunit SecA: MGFNEFLSSIFGNKSTRDMKEIKPWVEKIKAAYPEIEKLDNDALRAKTEELKKYIHESATAERAKVEELKASIESLELEDREEVFAQIDKIEKEILDKYEKALDEVLPVAFSIVKATAKRFTENEEIVVAATDFDRQLAATKDFVRIEGDKAIYQNHWIAGGNDTVWNMVHYDVQLFGGVVLHKGKIAEMATGEGKTLVATLPVFLNALTGNGVHVVTVNDYLAKRDSEWMGPLYMFHGLSVDCIDRHQPNSDARRQAYLADITFGTNNEFGFDYLRDNMAISPKDLVQRQHNYAIVDEVDSVLIDDARTPLIISGPVPKGDDQLFEQLRPLVERLVEAQKVLATKYLSEAKKLIASNDKKEVEEGFLALYRSHKCLPKNKALIKFLSEQGIKAGMLKTEEIYMEQNNKRMHEVTEPLYFVIDEKLNSVDLTDKGIDLITGNSEDPTLFVLPDIAAELSELENMNLTNEQLLEKKDELLTNYAIKSERVHTINQLLKAYTMFEKDDEYVVIDGQVKIVDEQTGRIMEGRRYSDGLHQAIEAKEGVKVEAATQTFATITLQNYFRMYHKLSGMTGTAETEAGELWDIYKLDVVVIPTNRPIARKDMNDRVYKTKREKYKAVIEEIEQLVNAGRPVLVGTTSVEISEMLSKMLTMRKIEHKVLNAKLHQKEADIVATAGLSGTVTIATNMAGRGTDIKLSPEVKAAGGLAIIGTERHESRRVDRQLRGRAGRQGDPGSSVFFVSLEDDLMRLFSSDRIASVMDRLGFQEGEMIEHKMISNSIERAQKKVEENNFGIRKRLLEYDDVMNKQRTVVYTKRRHALMGERIGMDIVNMIWDRCANAIENNDYEGCQMELLQTLAMETPFTEEEFRNEKKEKLAEKTFGIAMENFKRKTERLAQIANPVIKQVYENQGHMYENILIPITDGKRMYNISCNLKAAYESESKEVVKAFEKSILLHVIDEAWKENLRELDELKHSVQNASYEQKDPLLIYKLESVTLFDSMVNKINNQTVSILMRGQIPVQEAPDEQAARRVEVRQAAPEQRQDMSKYRENKQDLSDPNQQAAASQDTREQQRREPIRAEKTVGRNDPCPCGSGKKYKNCHGKNV, from the coding sequence ATGGGATTCAATGAATTTTTAAGCTCGATTTTCGGAAACAAATCCACGCGAGACATGAAAGAAATCAAGCCCTGGGTGGAGAAAATCAAAGCTGCTTACCCGGAGATTGAGAAACTTGACAACGACGCACTCCGTGCCAAAACGGAAGAACTCAAAAAATATATCCATGAGTCGGCTACCGCCGAACGTGCGAAAGTGGAAGAACTGAAAGCGAGTATCGAAAGCCTGGAACTGGAAGACCGCGAAGAAGTCTTTGCACAAATCGACAAGATAGAAAAAGAAATTCTGGATAAATACGAAAAAGCACTGGACGAAGTACTGCCCGTTGCTTTCTCAATCGTCAAGGCTACCGCAAAACGTTTCACGGAAAATGAAGAAATCGTAGTTGCCGCCACTGATTTCGACCGCCAACTGGCTGCTACAAAAGACTTTGTACGCATCGAGGGCGATAAGGCCATTTATCAGAATCACTGGATAGCCGGTGGTAACGATACGGTCTGGAACATGGTACACTACGATGTACAGTTGTTCGGTGGTGTCGTTCTGCACAAAGGCAAGATTGCGGAAATGGCAACCGGTGAAGGTAAGACATTGGTGGCTACCCTCCCCGTATTCCTGAATGCACTGACCGGAAACGGTGTGCACGTGGTTACCGTGAATGATTATCTGGCAAAACGTGACTCCGAATGGATGGGTCCTCTTTATATGTTCCACGGTTTGAGCGTAGATTGCATCGACCGTCACCAGCCGAACTCCGACGCACGCCGCCAGGCATATCTGGCAGACATCACGTTCGGTACCAACAACGAATTCGGTTTCGACTACCTGCGTGACAATATGGCGATCAGCCCGAAAGACCTTGTACAGCGTCAGCACAACTACGCTATCGTCGATGAGGTCGACTCCGTATTGATCGATGACGCCCGTACTCCGCTGATTATCTCCGGTCCCGTGCCGAAAGGTGACGACCAACTGTTCGAGCAGCTCCGTCCGCTAGTAGAGCGTCTGGTAGAAGCACAGAAAGTATTGGCAACCAAGTATTTGTCCGAAGCAAAAAAACTGATCGCATCCAACGATAAGAAAGAAGTGGAAGAAGGATTCCTCGCCCTGTACCGCAGCCACAAATGTTTGCCGAAGAACAAAGCATTGATTAAGTTCCTGAGTGAACAGGGCATTAAAGCCGGTATGCTGAAGACGGAAGAAATCTACATGGAGCAGAACAACAAGCGTATGCACGAAGTGACGGAACCGTTGTACTTCGTCATTGATGAAAAGCTGAACAGTGTAGACCTGACCGATAAAGGTATCGACCTGATCACCGGTAACTCCGAAGACCCGACACTATTCGTTCTTCCGGACATTGCCGCAGAACTTTCGGAATTGGAGAATATGAACCTGACCAACGAACAGTTGTTGGAGAAAAAGGACGAACTGCTTACAAACTACGCTATTAAATCGGAACGTGTACATACTATCAACCAATTGTTGAAGGCTTACACCATGTTCGAGAAAGACGACGAATACGTAGTGATCGACGGACAGGTGAAGATTGTAGACGAACAGACCGGACGTATCATGGAAGGCCGCCGTTACTCTGACGGATTGCACCAGGCTATCGAAGCCAAAGAAGGCGTGAAAGTGGAAGCTGCCACACAGACCTTTGCTACGATTACTCTGCAGAACTACTTCCGTATGTATCACAAGCTATCCGGTATGACCGGTACAGCCGAAACGGAAGCCGGCGAACTCTGGGACATCTACAAACTGGATGTGGTAGTGATCCCGACCAACCGCCCGATTGCCCGTAAAGATATGAACGACCGCGTCTACAAGACGAAACGTGAAAAATATAAAGCCGTAATCGAAGAAATCGAACAACTGGTGAACGCCGGACGCCCGGTATTGGTAGGTACTACTTCGGTAGAAATCTCCGAAATGCTGAGCAAGATGTTGACCATGCGCAAGATCGAACACAAGGTGCTGAATGCGAAGTTACACCAGAAAGAAGCTGATATTGTTGCTACTGCCGGTTTGAGCGGAACAGTTACCATTGCCACCAACATGGCCGGTCGTGGTACCGACATCAAGCTAAGCCCGGAAGTGAAAGCCGCAGGCGGTTTGGCAATCATCGGTACGGAGCGCCACGAATCCCGCCGTGTAGACCGCCAGTTGCGTGGTCGTGCAGGACGTCAGGGTGACCCGGGTTCTTCTGTATTCTTCGTGTCACTGGAAGACGACTTGATGCGTCTGTTCTCCTCCGACCGTATCGCCAGCGTAATGGACAGGCTCGGTTTCCAGGAAGGTGAAATGATTGAGCACAAGATGATTTCCAACTCTATCGAACGTGCACAGAAGAAGGTAGAAGAAAACAACTTCGGTATCCGTAAACGCCTGTTGGAATATGACGACGTGATGAACAAGCAACGTACGGTTGTCTATACGAAACGCCGCCATGCTTTAATGGGCGAACGTATCGGTATGGATATTGTGAACATGATTTGGGACCGTTGCGCCAACGCTATCGAGAACAACGACTACGAAGGTTGCCAAATGGAACTGCTTCAGACGTTGGCTATGGAAACTCCGTTCACCGAAGAAGAATTCCGCAACGAGAAGAAAGAGAAACTGGCTGAAAAGACATTCGGCATTGCCATGGAGAACTTCAAACGTAAGACTGAACGCCTGGCACAGATTGCCAATCCGGTTATCAAACAGGTATATGAGAACCAGGGACACATGTACGAGAACATCCTGATTCCTATCACGGACGGTAAACGTATGTACAATATCTCTTGTAACCTGAAAGCTGCTTACGAATCCGAATCCAAAGAGGTAGTAAAAGCATTTGAAAAGTCAATCCTGCTGCACGTTATCGACGAAGCATGGAAAGAGAACCTGCGCGAACTGGATGAACTGAAACACTCTGTACAGAATGCAAGCTACGAGCAGAAAGACCCGTTGTTGATTTACAAACTGGAATCTGTAACGTTGTTTGACTCAATGGTGAATAAGATTAACAATCAGACTGTTTCTATCTTGATGCGCGGACAAATTCCTGTACAGGAAGCTCCGGATGAACAGGCTGCCCGTCGCGTAGAAGTACGCCAGGCTGCACCGGAACAGCGTCAGGACATGAGCAAGTATCGTGAGAACAAGCAGGACCTGAGTGATCCGAATCAGCAGGCTGCTGCCAGTCAGGATACGCGCGAGCAACAGAGACGTGAACCGATTCGTGCCGAAAAGACCGTAGGACGTAATGATCCCTGTCCATGCGGAAGCGGCAAGAAGTATAAAAACTGTCACGGAAAGAACGTTTGA
- a CDS encoding alkaline phosphatase family protein has translation MKGLLTSLITVLTFTGLQAQSLPAAPKLVVGLTIDQLRTDYLEAFSSLYGEKGFKRLWKEGRVFHNAEYTFSGVDRASAIAAIYSGTTPSMNGIISKRWMDAATLRPVNSTDDTAFMGYYTDQTVAPTKLLTSTIADELKIATQGKGLVYAIAPNCDAAIFAAGHAGNGAFWLNPNTGKWSGTTYYGEFPWWASQYNDRQAVDFRIAGMTWEPVFPRGMYTFLPDWRDMLFKYKFDDDRNNKFRRFIASPFVNDEVNALAEEALNKSSIGMDDITDLLALTYYAGNYAHKSVQECAMEIQDTYVRLDRSIANLLDVLDKKVGLQNVLLFVTSTGYTDSESPDSGLYKIPGGEFYLNRCAALLNMYLMATYGEGKYVETHHNQQIYLNHKLLEKKELNLTEIQQKSAEFLMQFSGVNEAYSANRLLLGSWTPEIYKIRNGYHRKRSGDLVIDVLPGWTIVNENGGENKVVRHSYIPSPLIFMGHSVKPAVIQTPVTIDHIAPTLAHFMRIRAPNACTSAPITGLR, from the coding sequence ATGAAAGGACTACTAACTTCCCTTATCACCGTACTGACCTTCACCGGGCTGCAAGCCCAGTCGCTACCTGCCGCCCCTAAATTAGTGGTGGGACTGACGATCGACCAATTACGTACGGACTATCTGGAAGCATTTTCGTCACTTTACGGCGAGAAGGGCTTTAAACGTCTTTGGAAAGAGGGAAGAGTGTTCCATAACGCCGAATATACTTTCAGCGGTGTAGACCGCGCTTCCGCCATAGCTGCCATTTATAGCGGTACGACGCCCTCCATGAACGGAATTATCTCCAAACGCTGGATGGACGCCGCCACCCTCCGCCCCGTCAACAGCACGGACGACACGGCATTTATGGGATATTACACCGATCAGACGGTCGCCCCCACCAAATTGCTGACTTCCACCATTGCCGACGAGCTTAAAATAGCTACACAAGGTAAGGGACTTGTATACGCCATTGCCCCCAACTGCGACGCCGCCATTTTTGCCGCCGGACATGCCGGAAACGGTGCTTTCTGGCTCAATCCCAATACCGGAAAATGGAGCGGGACAACCTACTACGGAGAATTTCCCTGGTGGGCAAGTCAATACAACGACCGCCAGGCTGTCGATTTCCGTATCGCCGGCATGACATGGGAACCGGTTTTCCCGCGGGGGATGTACACTTTCCTGCCAGATTGGCGGGATATGCTTTTCAAATATAAATTTGACGACGACCGCAACAACAAGTTCCGACGGTTCATCGCCAGTCCCTTTGTGAACGATGAAGTCAATGCACTCGCCGAAGAAGCGCTCAACAAAAGTTCTATCGGTATGGACGATATTACTGACTTATTGGCACTGACTTATTATGCAGGCAACTACGCACATAAATCCGTACAGGAATGTGCTATGGAAATACAAGATACATACGTACGTCTCGACCGCAGTATCGCCAACCTGCTCGACGTGCTCGACAAGAAGGTAGGACTACAAAACGTGCTTCTTTTCGTCACCTCGACCGGCTATACGGACAGCGAATCGCCCGATTCGGGATTATACAAAATCCCCGGCGGAGAGTTTTATCTCAACCGCTGCGCCGCCTTGCTGAATATGTACCTCATGGCTACATACGGTGAGGGAAAGTACGTTGAAACCCACCACAACCAGCAAATCTATCTGAACCATAAATTACTGGAAAAGAAAGAACTGAACTTGACGGAAATACAGCAGAAGTCCGCCGAATTCCTGATGCAGTTCAGCGGAGTGAACGAGGCATATTCCGCCAACCGGCTTCTACTGGGTTCATGGACTCCGGAGATCTATAAAATACGCAACGGTTACCACCGCAAACGTTCGGGAGACCTCGTAATCGACGTCCTCCCCGGGTGGACAATCGTCAACGAGAATGGCGGCGAAAACAAAGTGGTACGCCATTCTTATATTCCTTCGCCATTGATTTTCATGGGACATTCCGTGAAACCGGCCGTTATCCAGACACCTGTAACAATAGACCATATCGCGCCTACACTGGCACATTTTATGCGCATCCGAGCTCCCAACGCCTGCACATCTGCTCCTATTACCGGCCTGCGGTAA
- the lnb gene encoding lipoprotein N-acyltransferase Lnb, translating to MKRSFLYVIFSLFLLLLPIGQTTANSNDSIRLSLLTCAPGEVIYTLFGHTAIRYENPSQGIDVVFNYGLFSFDIPNFALRFSLGETDYRLGVIDYPHFAGEYAYFGRSVWQQTLNLNNEEKAELIRLLQENYRPENRVYRYNFFYDNCATRPRDKIEESIAGKVIYPVEPQDGSRTFREIVHQYCKGHPWARFGIDLCIGGEADRPITQRQMMFAPFYLMDAFAGAQITGDSIQRPLVTDSELIVDATPEEDESFWIPTPLQSALLLFILTAAATIYGIRRRTGLWGVDLILFGTAGIAGCILAFLALFSEHPAVSSNFLLFVFHPGQLLFLPYIIYCVRKGKKCWYLTLNLIILTLFIVLFPVIPQRFDFAVVPLALCLLIRSVSNLIVTSKKK from the coding sequence ATGAAACGGTCTTTTTTATATGTAATCTTCTCTCTTTTCCTGTTGCTCCTGCCCATTGGACAAACAACTGCCAACAGCAATGACTCTATCCGTCTTAGCCTGCTGACTTGTGCTCCCGGAGAAGTGATATACACCCTGTTCGGACACACTGCCATTCGTTACGAAAATCCCTCACAAGGGATTGACGTCGTATTCAATTACGGCTTATTCAGCTTTGACATCCCTAACTTCGCTCTCCGCTTCTCACTCGGAGAAACGGACTACCGACTGGGAGTGATCGACTACCCTCATTTTGCAGGAGAATATGCCTATTTCGGACGCAGCGTATGGCAACAAACACTTAACCTGAACAACGAAGAAAAGGCCGAACTAATCCGCTTGTTACAAGAAAATTACCGCCCCGAAAACCGGGTGTACCGTTATAATTTCTTTTACGATAATTGTGCCACCCGTCCCCGCGACAAGATAGAAGAAAGTATTGCAGGCAAAGTGATTTATCCCGTAGAACCGCAAGACGGTTCACGTACCTTCCGCGAGATCGTCCACCAATATTGCAAAGGACATCCGTGGGCACGTTTTGGCATTGATCTATGCATCGGAGGCGAAGCCGATCGGCCTATCACGCAGCGACAGATGATGTTTGCCCCGTTCTATCTAATGGATGCATTTGCCGGCGCACAAATTACCGGTGATTCCATTCAACGCCCGCTTGTAACGGACAGCGAACTGATTGTGGATGCCACTCCCGAAGAAGATGAAAGCTTTTGGATACCCACTCCGCTGCAATCCGCTCTTCTCCTCTTTATACTTACCGCCGCCGCTACCATTTACGGCATCCGCCGACGGACAGGACTCTGGGGAGTCGACCTCATATTGTTCGGTACGGCAGGTATCGCAGGATGTATCCTTGCGTTCCTGGCCCTCTTCTCCGAACACCCGGCTGTCAGCTCCAATTTCCTGTTATTTGTCTTTCATCCGGGCCAGCTTCTTTTCCTTCCTTACATCATATATTGTGTCCGAAAAGGGAAGAAATGTTGGTATTTGACCTTAAATCTTATTATTTTAACACTTTTTATAGTGCTTTTTCCGGTAATTCCGCAAAGATTTGACTTTGCTGTTGTACCTTTGGCACTCTGTTTGCTGATACGTTCAGTGAGCAATCTAATTGTGACATCTAAAAAGAAATAA
- a CDS encoding type III pantothenate kinase has translation MNLIIDIGNTAAKVALFDGGEMVEVLTESNQSLDCLEALCVKYPVEQGIVATVIDLSERVLAALVALPFPLLWLDSKTPLPVTNLYETPETLGYDRMAAVVGANEQYPRRDILVIDAGTCITYEFIDSKGQYHGGNISPGMQMRFKALNQFTGRLPLIDSNGRKLPMGRDTETAIRAGVLKGMEYEISGYIESMKHKYPELLVFLTGGDDFSFDSSVKSIIFADRFLVLKGLNRILNYNNGRI, from the coding sequence TTGAATTTAATTATCGACATAGGAAATACCGCTGCGAAGGTTGCCCTCTTTGACGGTGGGGAAATGGTGGAAGTGCTGACCGAGTCCAATCAGTCATTGGATTGCCTGGAAGCTCTTTGTGTCAAATACCCGGTTGAGCAGGGAATTGTAGCTACCGTGATTGATTTAAGCGAACGGGTGCTTGCGGCTTTGGTCGCCTTGCCTTTCCCTTTGCTGTGGCTCGATTCGAAGACTCCGCTTCCGGTCACCAACCTGTACGAAACTCCCGAAACGCTGGGATACGACCGAATGGCTGCTGTGGTGGGAGCGAATGAGCAATATCCTCGTAGAGATATATTGGTGATTGATGCGGGAACTTGCATTACTTACGAGTTTATAGACTCGAAAGGACAGTATCATGGTGGTAATATTTCTCCCGGTATGCAGATGCGTTTCAAGGCACTCAACCAGTTTACCGGACGCTTGCCTCTTATTGACTCCAACGGGCGCAAACTCCCCATGGGGCGGGATACCGAAACGGCTATACGCGCCGGGGTGTTGAAAGGTATGGAATACGAAATTTCAGGTTATATTGAGTCTATGAAGCATAAATATCCTGAACTTTTGGTTTTTTTAACGGGCGGAGATGATTTTTCTTTTGATAGCAGCGTAAAAAGTATCATCTTTGCAGATAGATTTTTAGTGTTGAAAGGATTAAATAGAATTTTAAACTATAATAATGGTAGGATTTAA
- a CDS encoding outer membrane protein transport protein has product MVGFKHTLWALLLTMVTGMAIAQNNTNSPYTRYGYGDLSDQNFGNSKAMGGIAFGLRDGAQINPLNPASYTAIDSLTFLFEGGVSLQNMNISGGGVKLNAKNSSFDYLAMQFRLHRRLAMSIGLLPFSNVGYTVSDTQNATDPATGNTTAYARNYTGDGGLHQLYVGLGVKVFKDLSVGVNASYFWGDITRSRTIYYPNVSGAYNFVQQATASVSSYKLDFGAQYTKDIDKKHSVTLGVVYSPKIKLGNDYDVTTQLVSNSTGTVETSTSVAPDATLALPNTYGVGFTYNYDKRLTIGVDYSLQQWSKADFGVRTTDESIRGDFDETYAYCDRSKISVGAEYIPNLLGRSYLAHIKYRLGAYYTTPYYKINGKKATREYGVTAGFGLPVPRSRSILSISGQFVRISGQEATFVNENIFRVSIGLTFNERWFFKRRVE; this is encoded by the coding sequence ATGGTAGGATTTAAACACACGCTTTGGGCGCTATTGCTCACAATGGTTACCGGAATGGCAATCGCTCAAAATAATACAAACTCTCCTTATACACGATATGGCTATGGCGACTTGTCTGACCAGAACTTCGGAAACAGTAAGGCAATGGGAGGAATTGCTTTCGGACTCCGGGACGGAGCGCAGATCAATCCGTTGAATCCTGCTTCGTATACAGCCATTGACTCGTTGACTTTCCTCTTTGAAGGGGGCGTCAGTCTTCAAAATATGAATATTAGTGGCGGTGGCGTGAAGCTGAACGCCAAAAACTCTAGTTTCGACTATCTGGCAATGCAATTCCGGTTACATAGGAGACTAGCAATGAGTATCGGTTTGCTGCCGTTCTCCAATGTGGGATATACGGTATCGGATACTCAGAATGCGACAGATCCCGCAACTGGTAATACGACAGCTTATGCCAGAAATTATACAGGCGACGGAGGTTTACACCAACTATATGTCGGATTGGGTGTGAAGGTATTCAAAGATCTTTCAGTGGGTGTAAATGCTTCTTATTTTTGGGGGGATATAACCCGTTCGCGGACTATTTATTATCCGAATGTGTCGGGGGCTTATAATTTTGTGCAACAGGCGACTGCATCTGTATCATCTTATAAGCTGGACTTTGGAGCACAGTATACAAAGGATATAGATAAGAAACATTCAGTGACGCTTGGTGTTGTATATTCTCCAAAAATAAAACTGGGGAATGATTATGATGTGACCACACAGTTGGTCTCTAATAGTACAGGTACGGTTGAAACTTCAACTAGCGTGGCGCCGGATGCTACATTGGCACTCCCTAATACGTATGGTGTCGGATTTACCTATAACTATGACAAACGACTGACAATCGGAGTGGATTACAGTTTGCAACAATGGTCGAAAGCAGACTTTGGTGTAAGGACAACAGATGAATCCATACGTGGTGATTTTGATGAAACTTATGCTTATTGCGACCGTTCTAAAATATCTGTGGGTGCGGAATATATCCCTAACTTGCTGGGACGTTCTTATCTTGCTCACATAAAATATCGTTTGGGAGCTTATTATACGACCCCGTATTATAAGATCAACGGCAAGAAGGCTACCCGCGAATATGGTGTAACAGCCGGTTTCGGTCTGCCTGTTCCCCGTTCACGCTCTATCCTCAGTATCAGTGGACAGTTTGTTCGTATCAGTGGACAAGAAGCGACTTTTGTGAACGAAAATATCTTCCGCGTAAGTATCGGATTGACGTTCAACGAACGTTGGTTCTTCAAGCGTAGAGTAGAGTAA
- the lptC gene encoding LPS export ABC transporter periplasmic protein LptC → MSITIVLGTIVMLLLFPSCGGKKKITGDAITERDSMAVMQTSGVTTLISDSGVTRYRVNTEEWLVFDRKKPSYWAFEKGVYLEQFDSIFHIEASIKADTAYYYDKERLWKLIGNVDIQNRKGERFNTELLYWNEATQKVYSDKFIRIQQPDRIITGHGFDSNQQMTVYTIHNIEGIFYVDDEATAPPQPETKALPDSVKKDSVK, encoded by the coding sequence ATGAGCATAACAATTGTCTTAGGGACAATTGTTATGCTTCTTTTATTTCCCTCCTGTGGTGGCAAAAAGAAAATAACGGGGGATGCTATTACAGAACGTGACTCCATGGCAGTGATGCAGACATCCGGAGTGACAACCCTTATATCCGATTCGGGAGTGACCCGCTATCGGGTGAATACGGAAGAGTGGCTGGTTTTCGACCGCAAGAAGCCGTCTTATTGGGCATTTGAAAAAGGAGTGTATCTTGAACAGTTCGATTCGATCTTTCATATAGAAGCCAGTATCAAGGCGGATACTGCCTACTACTATGACAAGGAAAGACTCTGGAAACTGATAGGAAACGTGGATATACAAAACCGGAAAGGAGAGCGTTTCAATACGGAACTGCTTTACTGGAATGAAGCTACGCAGAAAGTGTATTCCGACAAGTTTATTCGTATCCAGCAACCGGACCGGATTATCACCGGGCATGGGTTCGATTCCAATCAGCAAATGACCGTTTATACGATTCATAATATTGAAGGTATATTCTACGTCGACGACGAGGCGACTGCTCCGCCACAACCGGAAACAAAAGCCCTGCCGGACTCTGTGAAAAAAGATTCTGTGAAATAA
- a CDS encoding hemolysin family protein produces the protein MNIYISLIITMLFSAFFSGMEIAFVSVDKLRFEMERKGGITSRILSIFFKNPNEFISTMLVGNNIALVIYGILMAQIIGENLLAGFIDNHFLMVLAQTVISTLIILVTGEFLPKTLFKINPNMVLNVFAVPLFICYVVLYPISKLSSGLSCIFLRIFGMKVNKDASDKAFGKVDLDYFVQSSIDNAENEEELDTEVKIFQNALDFSNIKIRDCIVPRTEVVAVDLTTSLDELKSRFIESGISKIIVYDGNIDNVVGYIHSSEMFRAPTNWHENVKQVPIVPETMSANKLMKLFMQQKKTIAVVVDEFGGTSGIVSLEDLVEEIFGDIEDEHDNTSYISKQIDEHEYVLSGRLEIEKVNETFGLDLPESDEYLTVGGLILNQYQSFPKLHEVIRVGRYQFKIIKVTATKIELVRLKVME, from the coding sequence ATGAATATTTATATCTCTCTAATAATCACCATGCTTTTCTCCGCTTTCTTTTCGGGAATGGAGATTGCATTTGTCTCGGTAGACAAACTGCGTTTTGAAATGGAACGCAAAGGGGGCATTACTTCCCGCATCCTTTCTATCTTTTTCAAGAACCCGAACGAGTTTATCTCTACCATGTTGGTGGGTAACAATATCGCACTGGTTATCTATGGTATCCTGATGGCTCAGATCATTGGTGAAAATCTGCTGGCCGGCTTTATTGACAATCACTTCCTAATGGTGTTGGCACAGACTGTCATTTCTACCCTGATTATTTTGGTGACCGGAGAGTTCCTGCCGAAAACATTGTTCAAGATCAATCCCAATATGGTATTGAACGTTTTCGCTGTTCCACTTTTTATTTGTTACGTTGTTTTATATCCTATATCCAAGTTGTCTTCCGGTTTGTCTTGCATCTTCCTGCGCATTTTCGGCATGAAGGTAAACAAGGATGCGTCCGACAAAGCTTTCGGAAAGGTGGATCTTGATTATTTTGTGCAGAGCAGCATTGATAATGCCGAGAATGAGGAGGAACTGGATACGGAAGTGAAAATCTTCCAGAACGCACTTGACTTCTCGAATATTAAAATACGCGATTGTATTGTTCCCCGTACTGAGGTGGTGGCGGTTGATCTCACAACTTCGCTGGATGAACTGAAAAGCCGTTTTATAGAGTCGGGTATCTCCAAGATTATCGTATATGACGGTAATATTGACAATGTGGTCGGTTACATCCACTCTTCGGAGATGTTTCGCGCACCGACCAACTGGCACGAGAATGTGAAGCAAGTGCCGATTGTCCCCGAAACAATGTCCGCCAATAAGCTGATGAAACTGTTCATGCAACAGAAAAAGACAATTGCGGTAGTGGTGGACGAGTTTGGCGGAACGTCCGGTATTGTGTCATTGGAAGATCTGGTAGAAGAAATCTTCGGTGATATAGAAGACGAACATGATAACACTTCCTATATCAGCAAGCAGATAGACGAGCATGAATATGTATTGTCCGGCCGTCTGGAGATTGAGAAAGTCAACGAAACGTTCGGTCTTGACCTGCCTGAATCCGACGAATATCTGACAGTGGGAGGACTGATTCTGAATCAATATCAGAGTTTCCCGAAACTGCATGAAGTGATTCGGGTAGGACGTTATCAGTTCAAGATAATCAAGGTGACGGCGACGAAAATAGAACTGGTTCGCCTAAAAGTCATGGAATAA